Proteins encoded within one genomic window of Terriglobales bacterium:
- a CDS encoding phage holin family protein, producing the protein MNSERVNNGGARSLAVVLHEIKDDLKEFLQTRYDLLRSELSEKLAVWKTSLPMIVGALMLAWSGFLALTFTFIALLRPLFASEYAWAIAAGIVAAVYFLVAGVIAWLAYRELTYTGVAPTRTMQVLKQDQVWLQNEARQQP; encoded by the coding sequence ATGAATAGCGAGAGAGTGAACAACGGCGGCGCCAGGTCGCTCGCCGTCGTGCTGCACGAGATCAAGGACGACCTGAAGGAGTTCCTCCAGACACGCTACGACCTGCTGCGCAGCGAGCTGAGCGAGAAGCTCGCCGTGTGGAAGACCTCGCTGCCGATGATCGTCGGCGCGCTCATGCTGGCGTGGAGCGGCTTCCTCGCGCTCACCTTCACCTTCATCGCGCTGCTGCGCCCGCTGTTCGCGAGCGAGTACGCCTGGGCCATCGCCGCGGGCATCGTCGCCGCCGTCTATTTCCTCGTCGCCGGCGTCATCGCGTGGCTCGCCTACCGCGAGCTCACCTACACCGGCGTCGCACCCACCCGCACCATGCAGGTCCTCAAGCAGGACCAGGTGTGGTTGCAGAATGAAGCGAGGCAACAGCCATGA
- a CDS encoding DUF2207 domain-containing protein: MTAALRVRWLCAFLLLLCACSAQAAERSWRIADFHSTIQVEQDAEILVTERITLVFIGQWNGIYRNIPVEYPGPNDTNYSLFLKVVEVAGDDGPLKYEQRTEGGERRLKIYVPGARDAKRAVTIVYRVRNAVRFFPDHDELYWNVTGNDWPVPIDHASARVTFPANAAGQLRAQAFTGVYGSHDQEATATADGAQASFETTNPLAMRGGLTVDVYLPKGILDEPSVLARAVWFVRSNPIVLLPLAAFFVMFGLWWWKGRDPDVGLSVAAMYEPPKDMSPAEVGTMVDDSVDPRDITSTLIDLAVRGFIRIEEKQEKVLLFTTTDYVFHLLKGRDQWTALRPHERTMLGKIFLGANAGETTSLSSLKNHFYTVLPTLKEEILSELKKKNVYSVDPDQANMWRLLGVALIAAPFVLLQVFGMASVFTSFWLAALSIALALVIVWLFGRQMSAKTLAGQKDYIAVLGFQEFMTRVEADRLQRMPPDTFEKVLPFAMALGVEQQWAKKFEGILRDPPNWYAGADATRMHFSPYSFSRGLGAMSSQAHSAFVSAPRSSSSGSGFSGGGFSSGGGFSGGGFGGGGGGAF; the protein is encoded by the coding sequence ATGACGGCGGCACTCCGCGTGCGCTGGCTCTGCGCCTTCCTGCTGCTGCTCTGCGCCTGCTCCGCGCAGGCCGCCGAGCGCAGCTGGCGCATCGCCGACTTCCACTCCACCATCCAGGTCGAGCAGGACGCCGAGATCCTCGTCACCGAACGCATCACGCTGGTCTTCATCGGCCAGTGGAACGGCATCTACCGCAACATCCCCGTCGAGTATCCCGGACCGAACGACACCAACTACTCGCTCTTCCTGAAGGTGGTCGAGGTCGCCGGCGACGACGGCCCGCTGAAGTACGAGCAGCGCACCGAGGGCGGCGAGCGCCGCCTGAAGATCTACGTTCCCGGCGCCCGCGACGCCAAGCGCGCCGTCACCATCGTGTACCGCGTCCGCAACGCCGTCCGCTTCTTCCCCGACCACGACGAACTCTACTGGAACGTCACCGGCAACGACTGGCCGGTGCCCATCGACCACGCCTCCGCCCGCGTCACCTTCCCCGCCAACGCCGCCGGACAGCTCCGCGCCCAGGCCTTCACCGGCGTTTACGGCTCGCATGACCAGGAAGCGACCGCGACGGCCGACGGCGCGCAAGCCTCGTTCGAGACCACCAACCCCCTCGCCATGCGCGGCGGGCTCACCGTCGACGTCTACCTCCCCAAGGGCATCCTCGACGAGCCCTCGGTGCTCGCGCGCGCCGTCTGGTTCGTCCGCAGCAATCCCATCGTGCTGCTTCCGCTCGCCGCTTTCTTCGTGATGTTCGGGCTGTGGTGGTGGAAGGGCCGCGACCCCGACGTCGGCCTCTCGGTCGCGGCGATGTACGAGCCGCCCAAGGACATGTCGCCCGCCGAGGTCGGCACCATGGTCGACGACTCCGTCGATCCCCGCGACATCACCAGCACCCTCATCGACCTCGCCGTGCGCGGCTTCATCCGGATCGAGGAGAAGCAGGAGAAGGTCCTGCTGTTCACCACCACCGATTACGTGTTCCACCTGCTCAAGGGCCGCGACCAGTGGACCGCCCTCCGCCCCCACGAGCGCACCATGCTCGGCAAGATCTTCCTCGGCGCCAACGCCGGCGAGACCACTTCCCTCTCCAGCCTGAAGAACCACTTCTACACCGTCCTGCCGACCCTGAAGGAAGAGATCCTCTCCGAGCTGAAGAAGAAGAACGTCTACAGCGTGGATCCCGACCAGGCGAACATGTGGCGGCTCCTCGGCGTCGCGCTCATCGCCGCGCCCTTCGTGCTGCTCCAGGTCTTCGGCATGGCCAGCGTCTTCACCTCGTTCTGGCTGGCGGCGCTGAGCATCGCGCTCGCGCTCGTCATCGTGTGGCTCTTCGGCCGCCAGATGTCGGCCAAGACGCTTGCCGGCCAGAAGGACTACATCGCCGTCCTCGGCTTCCAGGAGTTCATGACGCGCGTGGAAGCCGACCGCCTTCAGCGCATGCCGCCCGACACCTTCGAGAAGGTCCTGCCCTTCGCCATGGCGCTCGGCGTGGAGCAGCAGTGGGCAAAGAAGTTCGAAGGCATCCTTCGGGATCCGCCCAACTGGTACGCGGGCGCCGACGCCACCCGCATGCACTTCAGCCCGTACAGCTTCAGCCGCGGTCTGGGCGCGATGTCCAGCCAGGCGCACAGCGCCTTCGTCTCCGCCCCGCGCTCCTCTTCCAGCGGCTCCGGATTCTCCGGCGGCGGCTTCTCTTCCGGCGGAGGCTTCTCCGGCGGCGGCTTCGGCGGCGGCGGCGGCGGCGCCTTCTAG